From Manduca sexta isolate Smith_Timp_Sample1 chromosome 21, JHU_Msex_v1.0, whole genome shotgun sequence, the proteins below share one genomic window:
- the LOC115444071 gene encoding angiotensin-converting enzyme isoform X1, translating to MIYVQLAGIVVIISMTTAVQFQTNPTSEMSADERNPRGNRTLDLSDESGHEIDTDMDDIKDKKLLDDAMRTVLDPTTIITKTNDAINNFKHQLEELDKLNTTLETFMSEMDRLSLEVCKTSQEALWAYVTDISNDAKKNKMVRIAAEEDEIKKQYWNLFKKKYLNSTIFMDDPKIKRKIRIIKERGTNVQMPQSKQREEIDTMQKIWSRVTVCAYNSTTCSGEDSVRTMNDIISIFKTSNDTKELAYYWKVYRDTTGRKIRPIFKDYVTRMNKVAETENFTDAGEMWRYAFEDDNFVETVNRIWREIKPFYDLLHDYVRGKLQSYYKNELMTDEGLIPAHILGNLWAQEWQSIYPKVVAYPNHMRPKLLNDQALRSKDLFDAVDQFHQSLGFESAKDSYQDIQETMTTANCLPSSHDMCDGVHYKIKWCGETITDAVVGLSRAARLLGHVQYFKHYRKLPPLYRDGPNPAFHDAISDIVAVQLTSPEHLKTLNLVKVETGPEITMNHLLWVALEKFPLMAYAYVLDRWRWDVFANSSIENWNEHWWDLRIKETGISPPVSRNESDLDPAAKYHVVSHVQYITYLVSHVLEFQILLSLCKRTNHTGPLHKCSIYDQKEAGKLLSDGMALGASEDWRTVLEAITGGRELSTDGILEYFSTLADFLKNENAKLAVTKDEDMDKSAPIVVGAIVVVLTLLIILLYCAKKYDLGTKLCSACGLTKNGSLDIVTNEVPQIKTNEVEGISEDKV from the exons ATGATCTATGTT CAATTAGCAGGTATTGTAGTCATAATCTCAATGACAACCGCAGTGCAATTCCAAACCAATCCTACGTCAGAGATGTCCGCAGACGAAAGAAATCCAAGAGGAAATAGAACTTTAGATCTATCAGATGAAAGTGGACACGAAATAGACACTGATATGGATGATATTAAAGACAAAAAATTATTAGATGACGCAATGAGAACTGTATTGGATCCGACtacaattataacaaaaacgAATGATGCgattaataatttcaaacatCAATTAGAGGAACTGGATAAATTGAATACAACCTTAGAGACGTTTATGTCTGAAATGGACAGGTTAAGTTTAGAAGTGTGCAAAACATCACAAGAAGCGCTATGGGCATACGTAACTGACATTAGCAACGATGCTAAAAAGAACAAAATG GTGAGAATTGCCGCGGAGGAAGATGAAATTAAGAAACAATATTGGAATCtctttaagaaaaaatatttaaatagtaccATATTTATGGATGATCCAAAGATTAAAAGAAAGATTCGTATTATTAAGGAGCGCGGAACAAATGTCCAAATGCCGCAAAGCAAG CAAAGAGAAGAAATAGATACAATGCAAAAGATTTGGAGCCGAGTTACAGTTTGCGCATATAATTCGACTACATGTAGCGGTGAAGATTCTGTACGGACTATGAATG atATCATATCAATATTCAAAACAAGTAACGATACCAAAGAATTGGCGTATTATTGGAAAGTGTACAGAGATACGACTGGTAGAAAAATACGTCCCATTTTCAAAGATTATGTTACAAGAATGAATAAAGTAGCCGAAACAGAAAATTTTACGGATGCCGGAGAAATGTGGCGATATGCGTTTGAAGATGATAATTTTGTCGAAACTGTAAACAGAATTTGGAGAGAAATTAAAccgttttatgatttattacacGATTATGTTAGAGGTAAACTGCAGtcgtattataaaaatgaactgATGACTGATGAAGGTTTAATTCCTGCACATATTTTAG GTAACCTATGGGCTCAGGAATGGCAATCGATATACCCTAAAGTGGTCGCGTATCCTAACCACATGAGGCCGAAACTCCTGAACGATCAAGCTTTACGCTCCAAAGATCTTTTCGATGCTGTTGATCAATTTCACCAGTCGCTAGGATTTGAGTCTGCAAAAGATTCATATCAGGATATACAGGAAACTATGACTACGGCTAACTGTTTACCATCCAGTCATGATATGTGTGACGGAGTCCATTACAA aaTCAAATGGTGTGGCGAAACTATAACAGACGCAGTCGTTGGTCTATCCCGGGCAGCAAGGTTATTGGGTCATGTTCAGTATTTCAAACACTACCGAAAACTACCACCGCTGTATCGAGATGGACCTAATCCAG CGTTCCACGATGCAATCTCCGACATCGTCGCGGTCCAACTGACCTCGCCGGAGCATTTGAAGACCTTGAACCTGGTGAAGGTGGAGACCGGGCCCGAAATCACTATGAACCATCTATTATGGGTGGCGTTAGAAAAATTTCCACTGATGGCCTATGCGTATGTTCTAGACAGATGGAGATGGGATGTGTTCGCGAATAGCAGCATCGAGAATTGGAATGAACATTGGTGGGATTTAAG AATAAAGGAGACCGGAATTTCACCCCCAGTTTCTAGAAATGAAAGTGATTTAGATCCCGCAGCCAAATATCATGTCGTTTCTCATGTTCAATACATCAC gtacCTCGTGTCTCACGTCTTGGAATTTCAAATACTGTTGTCCCTGTGCAAGAGGACTAATCATACCGGCCCTCTTCACAAATGCTCCATATATGATCAGAAGGAAGCAGGAAAATTGCTCAG CGATGGTATGGCACTAGGCGCTAGTGAAGATTGGCGGACAGTTCTGGAAGCTATTACGGGAGGAAGAGAGCTATCAACCGACGGCATTCTAGAATATTTTTCAACCCTAGCAGATTTCCTTAAAAACGAAAATGCAAAACTTGCAGTAACCAAAGACGAAGACATGGATAAAAGTGCACCTATAGTCGTGGGAGCTATTGTTGTAGTATTAACTTTACTTATAATACTACTATACTGTGCCAAAAAGTATGATCTTGGAACCAAATTATGCTCAGCCTGTGGATTGACTAAGAATGGTTCTTTAGATATAGTGACAAACGAAGTGCctcaaatcaaaacaaacgaaGTAGAAGGTATAAGCGAAGATAAAGTTTGA
- the LOC115444071 gene encoding angiotensin-converting enzyme isoform X2, protein MTTAVQFQTNPTSEMSADERNPRGNRTLDLSDESGHEIDTDMDDIKDKKLLDDAMRTVLDPTTIITKTNDAINNFKHQLEELDKLNTTLETFMSEMDRLSLEVCKTSQEALWAYVTDISNDAKKNKMVRIAAEEDEIKKQYWNLFKKKYLNSTIFMDDPKIKRKIRIIKERGTNVQMPQSKQREEIDTMQKIWSRVTVCAYNSTTCSGEDSVRTMNDIISIFKTSNDTKELAYYWKVYRDTTGRKIRPIFKDYVTRMNKVAETENFTDAGEMWRYAFEDDNFVETVNRIWREIKPFYDLLHDYVRGKLQSYYKNELMTDEGLIPAHILGNLWAQEWQSIYPKVVAYPNHMRPKLLNDQALRSKDLFDAVDQFHQSLGFESAKDSYQDIQETMTTANCLPSSHDMCDGVHYKIKWCGETITDAVVGLSRAARLLGHVQYFKHYRKLPPLYRDGPNPAFHDAISDIVAVQLTSPEHLKTLNLVKVETGPEITMNHLLWVALEKFPLMAYAYVLDRWRWDVFANSSIENWNEHWWDLRIKETGISPPVSRNESDLDPAAKYHVVSHVQYITYLVSHVLEFQILLSLCKRTNHTGPLHKCSIYDQKEAGKLLSDGMALGASEDWRTVLEAITGGRELSTDGILEYFSTLADFLKNENAKLAVTKDEDMDKSAPIVVGAIVVVLTLLIILLYCAKKYDLGTKLCSACGLTKNGSLDIVTNEVPQIKTNEVEGISEDKV, encoded by the exons ATGACAACCGCAGTGCAATTCCAAACCAATCCTACGTCAGAGATGTCCGCAGACGAAAGAAATCCAAGAGGAAATAGAACTTTAGATCTATCAGATGAAAGTGGACACGAAATAGACACTGATATGGATGATATTAAAGACAAAAAATTATTAGATGACGCAATGAGAACTGTATTGGATCCGACtacaattataacaaaaacgAATGATGCgattaataatttcaaacatCAATTAGAGGAACTGGATAAATTGAATACAACCTTAGAGACGTTTATGTCTGAAATGGACAGGTTAAGTTTAGAAGTGTGCAAAACATCACAAGAAGCGCTATGGGCATACGTAACTGACATTAGCAACGATGCTAAAAAGAACAAAATG GTGAGAATTGCCGCGGAGGAAGATGAAATTAAGAAACAATATTGGAATCtctttaagaaaaaatatttaaatagtaccATATTTATGGATGATCCAAAGATTAAAAGAAAGATTCGTATTATTAAGGAGCGCGGAACAAATGTCCAAATGCCGCAAAGCAAG CAAAGAGAAGAAATAGATACAATGCAAAAGATTTGGAGCCGAGTTACAGTTTGCGCATATAATTCGACTACATGTAGCGGTGAAGATTCTGTACGGACTATGAATG atATCATATCAATATTCAAAACAAGTAACGATACCAAAGAATTGGCGTATTATTGGAAAGTGTACAGAGATACGACTGGTAGAAAAATACGTCCCATTTTCAAAGATTATGTTACAAGAATGAATAAAGTAGCCGAAACAGAAAATTTTACGGATGCCGGAGAAATGTGGCGATATGCGTTTGAAGATGATAATTTTGTCGAAACTGTAAACAGAATTTGGAGAGAAATTAAAccgttttatgatttattacacGATTATGTTAGAGGTAAACTGCAGtcgtattataaaaatgaactgATGACTGATGAAGGTTTAATTCCTGCACATATTTTAG GTAACCTATGGGCTCAGGAATGGCAATCGATATACCCTAAAGTGGTCGCGTATCCTAACCACATGAGGCCGAAACTCCTGAACGATCAAGCTTTACGCTCCAAAGATCTTTTCGATGCTGTTGATCAATTTCACCAGTCGCTAGGATTTGAGTCTGCAAAAGATTCATATCAGGATATACAGGAAACTATGACTACGGCTAACTGTTTACCATCCAGTCATGATATGTGTGACGGAGTCCATTACAA aaTCAAATGGTGTGGCGAAACTATAACAGACGCAGTCGTTGGTCTATCCCGGGCAGCAAGGTTATTGGGTCATGTTCAGTATTTCAAACACTACCGAAAACTACCACCGCTGTATCGAGATGGACCTAATCCAG CGTTCCACGATGCAATCTCCGACATCGTCGCGGTCCAACTGACCTCGCCGGAGCATTTGAAGACCTTGAACCTGGTGAAGGTGGAGACCGGGCCCGAAATCACTATGAACCATCTATTATGGGTGGCGTTAGAAAAATTTCCACTGATGGCCTATGCGTATGTTCTAGACAGATGGAGATGGGATGTGTTCGCGAATAGCAGCATCGAGAATTGGAATGAACATTGGTGGGATTTAAG AATAAAGGAGACCGGAATTTCACCCCCAGTTTCTAGAAATGAAAGTGATTTAGATCCCGCAGCCAAATATCATGTCGTTTCTCATGTTCAATACATCAC gtacCTCGTGTCTCACGTCTTGGAATTTCAAATACTGTTGTCCCTGTGCAAGAGGACTAATCATACCGGCCCTCTTCACAAATGCTCCATATATGATCAGAAGGAAGCAGGAAAATTGCTCAG CGATGGTATGGCACTAGGCGCTAGTGAAGATTGGCGGACAGTTCTGGAAGCTATTACGGGAGGAAGAGAGCTATCAACCGACGGCATTCTAGAATATTTTTCAACCCTAGCAGATTTCCTTAAAAACGAAAATGCAAAACTTGCAGTAACCAAAGACGAAGACATGGATAAAAGTGCACCTATAGTCGTGGGAGCTATTGTTGTAGTATTAACTTTACTTATAATACTACTATACTGTGCCAAAAAGTATGATCTTGGAACCAAATTATGCTCAGCCTGTGGATTGACTAAGAATGGTTCTTTAGATATAGTGACAAACGAAGTGCctcaaatcaaaacaaacgaaGTAGAAGGTATAAGCGAAGATAAAGTTTGA